The Echeneis naucrates chromosome 10, fEcheNa1.1, whole genome shotgun sequence genome has a window encoding:
- the rab33ba gene encoding RAB33B, member RAS oncogene family a, which yields MAEGGSSVELSRSLTSSTLPPPRTRIFKIIVIGDSGVGKTCLTYRFCAGKFPEKTEATIGVDFRERLVEIDGEKIKIQLWDTAGQERFRKSMVQHYYRNVHAVVFVYDITNATSFRSLPAWIEECKQHALGTEVPRILVGNKCDLQDSIQVGTDVAQQYADAHSMPLFETSAKNPNSQGDGGCGGGNSDHVEAIFMTVAHKLKSQKPLVLGQLSGGSGGTINLSKGMHDEGDETGSWGCSSC from the exons ATGGCGGAGGGGGGGTCGTCGGTTGAACTCTCCAGGTCTCTGACGAGCTCCACTCTTCCGCCGCCAAGGACCCGCATCTTCAAGATTATCGTGATTGGGGATTCGGGAGTAGGAAAAACGTGCCTTACCTACCGCTTCTGCGCCGGCAAATTCCCCGAGAAGACCGAGGCAACAATCGGGGTGGACTTCAGGGAGAGGCTGGTTGAGATTGACGGCGAGAAAATAAAG ATCCAGCTGTGGGACACTGCAGGCCAGGAGCGCTTTAGGAAGTCCATGGTGCAGCACTACTACCGCAATGTACatgctgttgtctttgtgtatgaTATCACCAATGCTACGAGCTTTCGCAGCCTCCCTGCCTGGATTGAGGAGTGCAAGCAGCATGCTTTGGGCACAGAGGTACCCAGAATCCTGGTTGGAAACAAGTGCGACCTTCAAGACTCCATCCAAGTGGGCACAGATGTGGCGCAGCAGTATGCAGATGCTCATTCCATGCCCCTGTTTGAGACATCAGCTAAAAACCCAAACAGCCAAGGAGATGGAGGATGTGGTGGTGGAAACAGTGACCATGTTGAAGCAATTTTTATGACAGTGGCCCACAAATTGAAATCTCAGAAACCTCTGGTTCTAGGCCAGCTGTCTGGGGGATCAGGAGGCACCATCAACCTGAGCAAGGGGATgcatgatgaaggtgatgagaCTGGGAGCTGGGGCTGTAGCAGCTGCTAA
- the LOC115050089 gene encoding uncharacterized protein LOC115050089 isoform X2 — protein sequence MDRHRYFIFNQRSVLILGILQIACAGVCVVCGFMDAVFRKDTPLSTSRMPVWGGLIMAFPAMLALFASQRRNSVLVSLMVAAAVLSCVTALMVSGYASLTLTYGEEDEDIFHHHARPQVTFVLHRMVKGANATILLTCTISIGLSSLITYMGCRSLPRCGCYDTRTGLETLVPQCDPGDTELVCTWQGVDDSRLFNAPAQLTDQGPPEEEEGPSNLLPYSRLK from the exons ATGGACCGACACCGGTACTTTATCTTTAACCAGAGGAGCGTACTGATCCTCGGGATCCTCCAAATCGCCtgtgctggtgtttgtgtgGTCTGTGGCTTCATGGACGCTGTTTTCCGGAAGGACACCCCGCTGAGCACCTCTAGGATGCCGGTGTGGGGGGGACTG ATCATGGCGTTCCCGGCTATGTTGGCTCTGTTCGCCTCCCAGAGGAGAAACTCAGTGCTG GTGAGTTTGATGGTGGCAGCAGCTGTCCTCTCCTGTGTGACCGCTCTCATGGTATCTGGCTATGCTAGTTTGACACTTACATATggggaagaggatgaagatatCTTCCACCACCATGCCAGGCCACAAGTG aCGTTTGTGCTTCATCGAATGGTGAAGGGGGCGAATGCCACCATCCTGCTGACCTGCACCATCAGCATtggtctctcctctctcatcacCTACATGGGCTGCCGCAGTCTGCCTCGCTGTGGCTGCTATGATACCAGAACTGGACTG GAGACATTGGTCCCTCAGTGTGACCCTGGGGACACTGAGTTGGTGTGTACTTGGCAAG GTGTTGATGACAGTAGGCTCTTTAATGCTCCAGCTCAGCTGACTGACCAGGGCCcccctgaggaggaggaggggcccTCCAACCTGCTTCCCTACAGCAGACTGAAGTGA
- the LOC115050089 gene encoding uncharacterized protein LOC115050089 isoform X1, whose translation MDRHRYFIFNQRSVLILGILQIACAGVCVVCGFMDAVFRKDTPLSTSRMPVWGGLIMAFPAMLALFASQRRNSVLVSLMVAAAVLSCVTALMVSGYASLTLTYGEEDEDIFHHHARPQVTFVLHRMVKGANATILLTCTISIGLSSLITYMGCRSLPRCGCYDTRTGLETLVPQCDPGDTELVCTWQAGVDDSRLFNAPAQLTDQGPPEEEEGPSNLLPYSRLK comes from the exons ATGGACCGACACCGGTACTTTATCTTTAACCAGAGGAGCGTACTGATCCTCGGGATCCTCCAAATCGCCtgtgctggtgtttgtgtgGTCTGTGGCTTCATGGACGCTGTTTTCCGGAAGGACACCCCGCTGAGCACCTCTAGGATGCCGGTGTGGGGGGGACTG ATCATGGCGTTCCCGGCTATGTTGGCTCTGTTCGCCTCCCAGAGGAGAAACTCAGTGCTG GTGAGTTTGATGGTGGCAGCAGCTGTCCTCTCCTGTGTGACCGCTCTCATGGTATCTGGCTATGCTAGTTTGACACTTACATATggggaagaggatgaagatatCTTCCACCACCATGCCAGGCCACAAGTG aCGTTTGTGCTTCATCGAATGGTGAAGGGGGCGAATGCCACCATCCTGCTGACCTGCACCATCAGCATtggtctctcctctctcatcacCTACATGGGCTGCCGCAGTCTGCCTCGCTGTGGCTGCTATGATACCAGAACTGGACTG GAGACATTGGTCCCTCAGTGTGACCCTGGGGACACTGAGTTGGTGTGTACTTGGCAAG CAGGTGTTGATGACAGTAGGCTCTTTAATGCTCCAGCTCAGCTGACTGACCAGGGCCcccctgaggaggaggaggggcccTCCAACCTGCTTCCCTACAGCAGACTGAAGTGA
- the setd7 gene encoding histone-lysine N-methyltransferase SETD7, producing the protein MDSDDESTEEVVEGSLDEDNQPHGFCVVTYSSCDRFEGHFAHGEKNGKGKFFFFDGSTLEGFYVDDALQGQGLYTYEDGGVLYGTYVDGELNGHAQEFDREGRLVFKGQYKDNNRCGECWVYYPDGGCVFGEVNEDGELTGDYVAYIYPDGRTALCGTFVDGELIKARLATLTSESGRPCFKVTHNSPVYLYDKSTSTCIATQALLPDPYENQRVFVADSAIKGAGQGLFAKVDAEADTVMAFYNGVRLTHSEVDSREWALNGNTISLDEDTVIDVPQPFDITDRYCASLAHKANHSFTPNCKYDPYVHPRFGQIKCIRTLRAVQKDEELTVAYGYDHGLTGKNGPEAPDWYRQELEVFQEKQEDPTSQ; encoded by the exons ATGGATAGCGATGATGAAAGCACAGAGGAGGTCGTGGAAG GTTCATTGGATGAAGACAATCAGCCACATGGTTTCTGCGTTGTAACCTACTCATCCTGTGACCGTTTTGAAGGACACTTTGCCCATGGAGAGAAGAATGGCAAGGGCAAGTTCTTCTTCTTTGATGGGAG CACCCTGGAGGGTTTCTATGTAGATGATGCTCTGCAAGGCCAGGGGCTGTACACTTATGAAGACGGTGGAGTCCTCTATGGGACGTATGTGGATGGCGAGCTTAATGGACATGCCCAGGAATTTGATAGAGAGGGACGCCTGGTGTTCAAGGGCCAGTACAAAGACAATAACCGCTGTGGAGAGTGCTGGGTGTACTATCCT GATGGgggctgtgtgtttggggaaGTGAATGAGGACGGGGAGCTGACTGGTGACTATGTAGCGTACATCTACCCTGATGGACGCACAGCTCTCTGTGGAACCTTTGTGGACGGGGAGCTGATCAAGGCTCGTCTTGCAACCCTGACCTCTGAGAGTGGACGGCCATGTTTCAAAGTCACACATAACA GTCCTGTTTACTTGTACGATAAGTCCACGTCCACATGTATTGCCACCCAGGCCCTGCTTCCTGACCCATATGAGAACCAAAG GGTGTTTGTTGCCGATTCTGCGATTAAAGGAGCAGGTCAGGGTTTGTTTGCCAAAGTAGATGCTGAAGCAGACACTGTGATGGCTTTTTATAACGGAGTGCGCCTCACTCACTCTGAG GTTGACAGCAGAGAATGGGCTCTGAATGGAAACACAATCTCACTGGACGAGGATACTGTGATTGATGTCCCTCAACCCTTTGACATCACAGACAGATACTGCGCTTCTCTGGCTCACAAGGCAAACCACTCCTTCACCCCAAACTGCAAATATGACCC GTATGTCCATCCACGTTTTGGGCAAATCAAATGCATCCGAACACTGAGAGCCGTGCAGAAAGATGAGGAGCTAACAGTAGCCTATGGCTATGATCATGGGCTGACAGGAAAAAATGGCCCAGAAGCTCCTGACTGGTACAGGCAGGAACTGGAGGTGTTCCAGGAGAAACAGGAGGATCCCACTAGCCAATGA